The proteins below come from a single Oncorhynchus tshawytscha isolate Ot180627B linkage group LG22, Otsh_v2.0, whole genome shotgun sequence genomic window:
- the LOC112221577 gene encoding PTB domain-containing engulfment adapter protein 1 isoform X2: protein MSDISDDDNEICFAVKFLGRVEVVRSEGMQVLNEAIQSLKMPDKESSAKVQKKNKVSLFLSMSGIDILEHKTKFMLYTCPLSSVSFCAVIPSTPKVFGFVAKHPAADMYHCYLFQSKKFSHLLVSIIGDAFRATKREESLRGGGRDLIVEALRHKNKVLQRENAELRMRLSASGD, encoded by the exons ATGAGTGATATCTCTGACGATGATAATGAGATCTGTTTCGCAGTTAAA TTTCTGGGGCGTGTTGAGGTGGTCCGTTCTGAGGGCATGCAGGTCCTGAATGAGGCCATTCAGAGCCTGAAG ATGCCTGACAAAGAGTCATCAGCAAAGGTGCAGAAGAAGAACAAGGTGTCTTTGTTTTTGTCCATGAGCGGGATTGACATTTTGGAGCACAAAACCAAG TTCATGCTGTACACATGCCCCCTCTCCTCCGTGTCCTTCTGTGCAGTCATCCCGAGCACACCCAAAGTCTTTGGCTTTGTGGCCAAACACCCAGCTGCAGACATGTACCACTGTTATCTCTTCCAGAGCAAGAAATTT tctcatcTGCTGGTGTCCATTATCGGAGATGCATTTCGGGCCACAAAGAGAGAGGAAAGCCTCAGAGGAGGCGGACGGGATCTGATTGTGGAGGCACTGAGGCACAAG AATAAAGTCCTGCAGAGGGAGAATGCCGAGCTGAGGATGAGACTTAGTGCATCAGGAGAT TAA
- the LOC112221577 gene encoding PTB domain-containing engulfment adapter protein 1 isoform X1 yields MSDISDDDNEICFAVKFLGRVEVVRSEGMQVLNEAIQSLKMPDKESSAKVQKKNKVSLFLSMSGIDILEHKTKFMLYTCPLSSVSFCAVIPSTPKVFGFVAKHPAADMYHCYLFQSKKFSHLLVSIIGDAFRATKREESLRGGGRDLIVEALRHKNKVLQRENAELRMRLSASGDGTDRAARTTNRHQIDLRRSQKKQTEAQKLSHLDMYPHKITFHCSDDTAPLLRTQELNMTDV; encoded by the exons ATGAGTGATATCTCTGACGATGATAATGAGATCTGTTTCGCAGTTAAA TTTCTGGGGCGTGTTGAGGTGGTCCGTTCTGAGGGCATGCAGGTCCTGAATGAGGCCATTCAGAGCCTGAAG ATGCCTGACAAAGAGTCATCAGCAAAGGTGCAGAAGAAGAACAAGGTGTCTTTGTTTTTGTCCATGAGCGGGATTGACATTTTGGAGCACAAAACCAAG TTCATGCTGTACACATGCCCCCTCTCCTCCGTGTCCTTCTGTGCAGTCATCCCGAGCACACCCAAAGTCTTTGGCTTTGTGGCCAAACACCCAGCTGCAGACATGTACCACTGTTATCTCTTCCAGAGCAAGAAATTT tctcatcTGCTGGTGTCCATTATCGGAGATGCATTTCGGGCCACAAAGAGAGAGGAAAGCCTCAGAGGAGGCGGACGGGATCTGATTGTGGAGGCACTGAGGCACAAG AATAAAGTCCTGCAGAGGGAGAATGCCGAGCTGAGGATGAGACTTAGTGCATCAGGAGAT GGGACAGACAGGGCTGCTAGAACCACAAACAGACATCAAATTGACCTCAGAAGGTCCCAAAAAAAGCAAACAGAAGCACAGAAACTCTCACACTTAGACATGTATCCTCACAAAA TAACGTTTCACTGCAGTGATGATACAGCGCCTCTACTGAGAACACAAGAACTGAACATGACAGATGTTTGA
- the LOC112221576 gene encoding serine--tRNA ligase, cytoplasmic: MVLDLDQFRADKGGDPEVIRETQRKRFKDVSLVDKLVHADTEWRKCRFTADNLNKAKNLCSRTVGEKMKKKEPIGEDDSLPDDTQNLEALTADTLAPLTVTQIKKVRLLVDEAVQKSDSERVKLEEERFQYLREIGNLLHPSVPISNDEDADNKVERTWGDCTVQKKYSHVDLVVMIDGYDGEKGAIVAGSRGYFLKGPLVFLEQALINYALRMLHSKNYQMLYTPFFMRKEVMQEVAQLSQFDDELYKVIGKSSEKSEDTAIDEKYLIATSEQPIAAFLRDEWLKPEELPIRYAGLSTCFRQEVGSHGRDTRGIFRVHQFEKIEQFVFASPHDNKSWEMMDEMIGTAEEFYQTLGIPYRIVNIVSGALNHAASKKLDLEAWFPGSAAFRELVSCSNCLDYQARRLRIRYGQTKKMMDKADYVHMLNATMCATTRVMCAILETYQTEEGIIIPEVLRNFMPPGMTEMLKFVKPAPIDVEMSKKQKKQQDGGKKKQGSGDQLQNQVENMSVHDS; this comes from the exons ATGGTGCTCGATTTGGACCAATTTAGAGCCGATAAAGGCGGTGATCCTGAAGTAATCAGAGAGACGCAAAGGAAAAGGTTTAAAGACGTGTCACTTGTGGATAAACTGGTACACGCAGACACAGAATGGAGAAAAT GTCGTTTTACTGCCGACAACCTCAACAAGGCGAAGAATTTATGCAGCAGAACCGTTGGCGAGAAAATGAAG AAGAAAGAGCCAATTGGGGAGGATGATTCTCTCCCAGACGACACCCAGAACTTGGAGGCCCTAACAGCAGACACACTAGCG CCCCTCACGGTCACCCAGATCAAGAAGGTCCGTCTGCTTGTGGATGAGGCAGTGCAGAAATCTGACAGTGAGAGGGTAAAGCTGGAGGAGGAGCGCTTTCAATACCTGAGAGAGATCGGAAACCTCTTGCATCCATCTGTGCCCATAAGTAATGATGAG GATGCTGATAACAAAGTGGAGCGCACTTGGGGAGACTGTACTGTGCAGAAGAAGTATTCCCACGTGGACCTGGTAGTCATGATCGATGGCTACGACGGAGAGAAAGGAGCTATAGTGGCAGGGAGCCGTGGCTACTTCCTCAAG GGGCCACTAGTTTTCCTAGAGCAGGCATTGATCAACTATGCTCTGCGGATGCTCCACAGCAAGAACTACCAAATGCTGTACACCCCCTTCTTCATGAGGAAAGAGGTCATGCAGGAGGTGGCCCAGCTCAGCCAGTTTGATGATGAACTTTACAAG GTGATTGGGAAGAGCAGTGAGAAGTCTGAGGACACGGCCATTGATGAGAAGTATCTGATTGCTACCTCGGAGCAGCCTATTGCAGCCTTCCTGAGAGACGAGTGGCTGAAGCCAGAGGAGCTGCCCATTCGCTACGCCGGCCTCTCCACCTGcttcagacaggaagtgggcTCCCACGGCCGTGACACCCGAGGCATCTTCAGGGTGCACCAGTTTGAGAAG ATTGAGCAGTTTGTATTTGCTTCTCCTCATGACAACAAGTCCTGGGAGATGATGGATGAGATGATTGGAACTGCTGAGGAGTTCTACCAGACACTAGGGATCCCCTACCGCATCGTCAACATAGTCTCAG GTGCTCTGAACCATGCAGCCAGTAAGAAGCTGGACTTGGAGGCCTGGTTCCCAGGGTCCGCAGCCTTCAGAGAGCTTGTCTCCTGCTCCAACTGTTTAGACTACCAGGCTCGTCGGCTGCGTATCCGCTACGGACAGACCAAAAAGATGATGGACAAG GCCGACTATGTGCATATGCTCAACGCGACCATGTGTGCCACCACACGTGTAATGTGTGCTATCCTGGAGACGTACCAGACAGAAGAAGGTATCATTATTCCAGAGGTACTCCGGAACTTCATGCCTCCAG GTATGACAGAGATGCTGAAGTTTGTAAAGCCTGCCCCTATTGATGTGGAGATGTCCAAGAAGCAGAAGAAACAGCAGGATGGAGGGAAGAAGAAGCAGGGAAGTGGAGACCAGCTCCAGAACCAAGTGGAGAACATGTCTGTCCACGATTCCTAG